One Euphorbia lathyris chromosome 1, ddEupLath1.1, whole genome shotgun sequence DNA segment encodes these proteins:
- the LOC136226879 gene encoding hexose carrier protein HEX6-like, whose translation MAVGFSVTSDETAAAAGQYSGKMTSYVILSCMMAAMGGVIFGYDIGISGGVTSMEPFLNKFFPEVQRKMDEDTKISNYCKFDSELLTSFTSSLYVAGFFASFFASSVTGAFGRKITILFGGSAFLAGAALGGAAFNIYMLIFGRVLLGVGVGFANQAVPLYLSEMAPAKYRGAFNNGFQFSIGIGALSANLINFGTQKIKAGWGWRISLALAALPALILTLGAFFLPDTPNSLIHRTNDPEKAKAMLQRIRGTDNVELELQDLIKASSVAKTIQHPFKNIMRRKYRPQLVMAIAIPFFQQVTGINVIAFYAPILFRTIGLGESASLLSSVVTGVVGSGSTFVSMVVVDKLGRRSLFILGGVQMFLSQVMVGAVMGAELGDEGGIEKVYAYMVLILICIYVAGFGWSWGPLGWLIPSEIFPLEIRSAGQSIVVAVSFLFTFVVAQTFLFMLCHFKSGIFFFFGGWVVLMTAFVYFLVPETKNLPIEKMDLVWREHWFWTKFVEENKLEVP comes from the exons atgGCAGTAGGATTCTCCGTCACTAGTGATGAAACAGCCGCCGCGGCCGGCCAATACAGCGGCAAGATGACATCTTATGTTATCTTATCCTGTATGATGGCAGCCATGGGTGGAGTTATCTTCGGCTATGATATTGGAATTTCAG GCGGGGTGACATCAATGGAGCCGTTTCTGAACAAGTTCTTCCCGGAAGTGCAGAGAAAAATGGATGAAGATACAAAGATTAGCAACTACTGTAAATTTGATAGCGAATTGCTAACTTCGTTTACATCTTCGTTATATGTTGCTGGGTTTTTTGCTTCTTTTTTTGCATCTTCGGTTACCGGAGCATTTGGACGGAAGATAACAATTCTTTTTGGAGGTTCTGCTTTTCTAGCCGGAGCAGCCCTCGGAGGTGCTGCTTTTAATATCTATATGTTGATATTTGGTCGTGTCTTGCTCGGAGTTGGTGTTGGTTTTGCAAATCAG GCAGTTCCACTATACTTATCTGAAATGGCACCAGCAAAATATAGAGGAGCATTCAACAATGGGTTCCAATTCAGCATAGGAATAGGTGCATTATCAGCCAATCTCATAAACTTCGGCACTCAAAAGATCAAAGCCGGTTGGGGCTGGCGAATCTCCTTAGCATTGGCAGCACTTCCAGCTTTAATCTTAACATTAGGCGCATTTTTCCTCCCAGACACACCCAATAGCCTAATTCACCGCACCAACGACCCCGAAAAGGCAAAAGCCATGCTTCAACGCATTAGAGGCACAGATAATGTTGAACTAGAACTCCAAGATCTCATCAAAGCTAGCTCTGTTGCAAAAACTATTCAACACCCCTTTAAGAACATCATGCGGAGAAAATATAGGCCTCAACTAGTTATGGCAATAGCTATACCATTTTTTCAACAAGTGACAGGCATTAATGTGATTGCTTTTTATGCTCCTATACTTTTCAGGACTATTGGATTAGGTGAAAGTGCTTCTCTTTTATCGTCGGTTGTGACAGGGGTGGTCGGAAGTGGATCAACTTTCGTGTCGATGGTAGTAGTAGATAAATTAGGGAGGCGATCGTTGTTTATTCTCGGAGGTGTTCAGATGTTTTTGTCTCAG GTGATGGTTGGGGCTGTAATGGGAGCTGAACTTGGTGATGAAGGAGGTATAGAGAAAGTGTATGCTTATATGGTGTTGATATTGATATGTATTTACGTGGCCGGGTTTGGGTGGTCTTGGGGTCCTCTTGGATGGTTAATTCCTAGTGAGATTTTTCCGTTGGAGATTCGATCGGCAGGACAGAGTATTGTGGTGGCTGTCAGTTTTTTGTTTACTTTTGTTGTGGCTCAAACGTTTTTGTTTATGCTTTGTCATTTCAAGTCTgggattttcttcttttttgggGGTTGGGTTGTTTTGATGACtgcttttgtttattttctggTACCGGAGACCAAAAATTTGCCGATTGAGAAAATGGATTTGGTGTGGAGGGAACATTGGTTTTGGACCAAATTTGTAGAGGAAAATAAATTGGAAGTtccataa
- the LOC136226887 gene encoding hexose carrier protein HEX6-like, with product MAVGFSVTSDEAAAVQYSGKMTSYVVLSCMMAAVGGLLFGYDIGISGGVTSMEPFLNKFFPEVQRKMVEDTKISNYCKFDSQLLTLFTSSLYIAGFFASFFASAVTGAFGRKITILLGGSAFLAGAALGGAAFNIYMLIFGRVLLGVGLGFTNQAIPLYLSEMAPAKYRGAINNGFEVNVGIGVLSANLINFGTQKIKAGWGWRISLSMAALPALIITLGAFFLPDTPNSLIHRTNDPEKAKAMLQRIRGTDNVELELQDLIKANSIAKTIKHPFKNIMRRKYRPQLVMAIVIPFFQQVTGINVIRFYAPILFRTIGLGESASLLSSVVTGVFTSGSNFVSMVVVDKLGRRSLFILGGVQMFLSQVMVGAVMGAQLGDKGGIEKVYAYMVLILICVYVAGFGCSWGPLGWLVPSEIFPLEIRSAGQSIVVAVGFLFTFVVAQTILSMLCHFKFGIFFFFGGWVVLMTAFVYFLVPETKNLPIEKMDVVWREHWFWRQFVKESKLETP from the exons atgGCAGTAGGATTCTCTGTAACTAGTGATGAAGCCGCCGCCGTCCAATACAGCGGCAAGATGACATCTTATGTTGTTTTATCATGTATGATGGCAGCCGTGGGTGGATTATTATTCGGCTATGATATTGGAATTTCAG GCGGCGTGACATCAATGGAGCCATTCTTGAACAAGTTCTTCCCAGAAGTGCAGAGAAAAATGGTTGAAGATACAAAGATTAGCAACTACTGTAAATTTGATAGCCAATTGCTAACTTTGTTTACATCTTCATTATATATTGCTGGCTTTTTTGCTTCTTTTTTTGCCTCTGCGGTTACTGGAGCATTTGGACGGAAGATAACAATTCTTTTAGGAGGTTCTGCTTTCCTTGCCGGAGCAGCCCTCGGCGGTGCTGCTTTTAATATCTATATGTTGATATTTGGTCGTGTTTTGCTCGGAGTTGGTCTTGGTTTTACAAATCAG GCAATTCCACTTTATCTATCTGAAATGGCACCAGCAAAATACAGAGGAGCAATCAACAATGGGTTCGAAGTCAACGTAGGAATAGGTGTATTATCAGCCAATCTCATCAACTTCGGCACTCAAAAGATCAAAGCCGGCTGGGGCTGGCGAATCTCTTTATCAATGGCAGCACTTCCAGCTTTAATCATAACATTAGGCGCATTTTTCCTCCCAGACACACCCAATAGCCTAATTCACCGCACCAACGACCCCGAAAAGGCCAAAGCCATGCTTCAACGCATTAGAGGCACAGATAATGTTGAACTAGAACTCCAAGATCTCATCAAAGCTAACTCTATTGCAAAAACTATTAAGCACCCATTTAAGAACATTATGCGAAGAAAATATAGGCCTCAATTAGTTATGGCAATAGTTATACCCTTTTTTCAACAAGTAACAGGTATAAATGTGATTCGTTTTTATGCTCCAATACTTTTCAGGACTATTGGATTAGGTGAAAGTGCTTCTCTTTTATCTTCGGTTGTGACTGGAGTCTTTACAAGTGGATCGAATTTCGTGTCGATGGTAGTAGTAGATAAATTGGGGAGGCGATCGTTGTTTATTCTCGGAGGTGTTCAGATGTTTTTGTCTCAG GTGATGGTTGGGGCTGTAATGGGAGCTCAACTTGGTGATAAAGGGGGTATAGAGAAAGTGTATGCTTATATGGTGTTGATACTGATATGTGTTTATGTGGCTGGGTTTGGGTGTTCTTGGGGCCCTCTTGGATGGTTAGTTCCTAGTGAGATTTTTCCGTTGGAGATTCGATCGGCAGGACAAAGTATTGTGGTGGCTGTCGGTTTTTTGTTTACTTTTGTTGTGGCTCAAACGATTTTGTCTATGCTTTGCCATTTCAAGTTTgggattttcttcttttttgggGGTTGGGTTGTTTTGATGACtgcttttgtttattttctggTGCCGGAGACCAAGAATTTGCCCATTGAGAAAATGGATGTAGTGTGGAGGGAACATTGGTTTTGGAGGCAATTTGTAAAGGAAAGTAAATTGGAAACTCCTTAA